One stretch of Corynebacterium auriscanis DNA includes these proteins:
- a CDS encoding lipase family protein → MKIHARQSRVLWAALMIPGLALGGVGTAFAEEDAPGSGAATAGSSGAEGSSGSEARVEKGDHDPFYDLVDVSGRRPGDVVKIQDAPYGRVFGNLDYKLPNSVHKIMYTSTTQTGQKVPVTGYVVEPVVKWKGKGPRPTVVVGRGTVGQGDQCAPSRNWPLDNQPNPIASERAVALEGMYDWVFSNQGVRVVVTDYVGMGTAGVHTYMNRLDQAHAMIDAARATRNLVEEKGGNFGKVSFYGHSQGGGAAAAAIETIGAYAPELDPAGAYASAPPADLDAVQRNIDGSDLVGAIGFTINGLLERYPELQADLEANLNDRGKVALEDLKTMCTNEITEKYGHQTTSMWTKDGRSLDELLKSMPKAQAAMEAQRIGKSIPAAPVMIVSGRYDLNVEYQQAKDLARKWCAAGTSVLYRDDYMAKLGDYNHFVQAISGAEFGIPFILDRFNGVPVKGACQIPEKANPIGSAQGSAEGAVNLSDVAVGSSVLGSS, encoded by the coding sequence ATGAAGATTCATGCACGTCAAAGCCGTGTTTTGTGGGCGGCCTTGATGATTCCCGGGCTAGCGCTGGGCGGGGTGGGAACAGCTTTTGCTGAAGAGGACGCGCCAGGATCGGGTGCGGCAACGGCGGGGTCGTCGGGTGCTGAAGGATCGTCGGGCAGCGAGGCGCGCGTGGAAAAGGGTGATCATGACCCGTTCTATGATCTCGTGGATGTTTCCGGTAGGCGCCCAGGAGACGTGGTGAAAATCCAGGATGCGCCGTATGGTCGGGTTTTCGGGAACTTGGATTACAAGCTGCCGAATTCTGTGCACAAGATTATGTACACCTCCACCACACAAACCGGCCAGAAAGTACCCGTCACAGGTTACGTCGTGGAGCCAGTCGTGAAGTGGAAAGGCAAGGGGCCCCGGCCAACAGTAGTGGTAGGGCGTGGAACGGTGGGGCAGGGTGATCAGTGTGCGCCATCGCGCAACTGGCCACTGGATAACCAACCTAACCCTATTGCTTCGGAACGCGCCGTGGCGCTGGAAGGGATGTACGACTGGGTCTTTTCTAACCAGGGCGTGCGCGTTGTTGTCACAGATTATGTGGGCATGGGCACTGCGGGTGTGCACACCTACATGAACCGGTTGGATCAGGCGCATGCCATGATCGATGCAGCTAGGGCTACGCGCAACCTGGTGGAAGAAAAGGGTGGGAACTTCGGCAAGGTGTCATTCTATGGGCACTCGCAGGGTGGCGGAGCAGCTGCGGCTGCCATTGAAACCATCGGCGCGTATGCGCCAGAGCTGGATCCCGCGGGCGCTTATGCATCCGCTCCACCGGCCGATTTGGATGCGGTGCAGCGCAATATCGACGGATCGGACCTGGTGGGTGCGATTGGCTTTACTATCAACGGATTGCTGGAGCGCTATCCAGAGCTGCAGGCGGATTTGGAGGCCAATCTCAATGATCGAGGCAAGGTCGCACTGGAGGATCTGAAGACGATGTGTACGAACGAGATCACGGAAAAATACGGGCACCAGACGACCTCCATGTGGACGAAAGATGGGCGCAGTCTGGATGAGCTGTTGAAGTCAATGCCGAAGGCGCAGGCTGCCATGGAAGCTCAACGCATCGGAAAGTCCATACCGGCGGCGCCTGTCATGATCGTCTCCGGTCGGTACGATCTCAATGTGGAGTATCAGCAAGCCAAGGACTTGGCGCGGAAGTGGTGTGCTGCGGGGACGTCCGTCCTGTACCGAGATGACTATATGGCCAAGCTTGGCGATTACAACCACTTCGTCCAAGCGATATCCGGCGCGGAATTCGGCATTCCGTTCATTTTGGATCGCTTCAACGGTGTGCCGGTCAAGGGTGCGTGCCAAATTCCCGAAAAGGCCAATCCTATTGGCAGCGCGCAGGGGTCTGCAGAGGGCGCGGTGAACTTATCTGACGTTGCTGTGGGGTCCAGTGTGCTGGGTAGCAGCTAG
- a CDS encoding TrkH family potassium uptake protein produces MQTNATTPRLHPTQVVAVGFIVLILIGTFVLMLPVSSTDGTATDFLPSLFTATSAVSLTGLVVEDTATHWTSFGQVVIITLIQLGGFGVMSLTSLAAMMLTGRLSLRSQLNTLAEGRTQDASSVRKTLVMTLVFMAGTEFLVAIFLACRFHFGYDRPFGQAVWHGVFHAISAFNNAGFSIYSDNLISLATDAAVILPIAFALIVGGVGFQVLLEIFNKARRRILNPRNRSDNVRFSVTATVTLWGTAFLLVAGWIWYAFFEWKATLAPLAFHDKMLLSFFGSATARTAGFNAVDYGMLHPSTLMGTDILMFIGGGSGGTAGGIRITTAAIILAAMLTEFRGENSVTINRRRISPSTIRRALTVVSFGVALVVTAIVLIRTLDPQFTADQVVLETLSAFSTVGLSTGITPYLSGASQGILIAIMYLGRIGPITLVTAMALKKFKRRFEYPEERPFIG; encoded by the coding sequence GTGCAAACTAACGCAACAACACCACGGTTGCATCCCACCCAAGTGGTCGCCGTGGGTTTTATCGTACTGATCCTCATCGGTACGTTCGTCTTGATGCTGCCGGTGTCATCAACCGACGGAACGGCGACGGACTTTCTGCCGTCTCTCTTTACAGCCACAAGTGCTGTATCGCTGACGGGACTAGTCGTTGAGGATACGGCGACCCATTGGACTAGCTTCGGCCAGGTTGTCATTATTACGTTGATTCAGCTTGGCGGGTTCGGCGTCATGAGTCTGACATCCTTGGCCGCCATGATGCTGACTGGGCGCTTGAGTCTCCGCTCGCAGCTCAATACCTTGGCAGAAGGTCGAACGCAGGATGCTAGCAGCGTGCGCAAAACGCTTGTTATGACACTTGTGTTTATGGCGGGCACCGAGTTCCTTGTGGCCATCTTCCTCGCCTGTCGTTTCCACTTTGGATACGATAGGCCCTTTGGACAAGCTGTGTGGCACGGTGTATTCCACGCGATTTCCGCATTCAATAACGCGGGATTCAGCATCTACTCCGATAACCTCATTAGCCTGGCTACCGATGCTGCGGTCATCCTTCCCATCGCTTTCGCACTGATCGTCGGCGGGGTGGGTTTCCAAGTCCTGTTGGAAATCTTTAACAAGGCACGTCGGCGAATCCTCAACCCCCGTAACCGCAGTGATAACGTACGCTTTTCGGTAACCGCCACTGTCACCTTGTGGGGTACGGCATTTCTTCTGGTCGCAGGCTGGATTTGGTACGCGTTCTTCGAATGGAAGGCCACCCTTGCTCCCCTAGCTTTTCACGACAAGATGTTGTTGAGCTTCTTCGGATCAGCTACGGCTAGAACCGCAGGGTTCAATGCCGTCGATTACGGCATGCTGCACCCGTCTACTCTTATGGGAACGGACATCTTGATGTTCATCGGCGGCGGATCCGGTGGTACCGCCGGTGGCATCCGCATCACGACCGCGGCCATCATCCTGGCTGCGATGTTGACCGAATTTCGTGGTGAAAACAGCGTCACCATTAACCGAAGGCGCATTAGTCCCTCCACCATTCGCCGCGCACTCACCGTGGTGAGCTTCGGCGTGGCTCTCGTAGTGACGGCCATCGTGCTCATCCGCACGCTGGACCCGCAGTTCACCGCAGACCAAGTGGTGTTGGAGACCCTCTCCGCCTTTTCTACCGTTGGTCTCTCCACTGGTATCACCCCTTACCTCAGCGGTGCCTCACAGGGCATCCTCATCGCGATCATGTATCTTGGTCGCATCGGGCCAATCACATTGGTCACGGCGATGGCTTTGAAAAAGTTCAAGCGTCGTTTCGAATACCCAGAAGAAAGGCCGTTCATTGGTTAG
- a CDS encoding potassium channel family protein, translating into MVRFFGPSAKNRAKINIPPVAVLGLGRFGSSLAKELTAHGVEVLGVDADARLVEQCKSELTDAAVADTTDMDALQQLGIGDFDRVVLGIGSSLESSILTASALLELGVPDVWAKADSKAHARILTQIGVHHVVRPERDTGRRVAHLLGGRFQDFAEFDEDFGMIKMHPPAFLQGGPVDNEALSARAGVWVVQARVNGDWQPITSDTRLSSEDLIIVAGELSALEKFG; encoded by the coding sequence TTGGTTAGGTTCTTTGGCCCGTCCGCAAAAAATCGGGCAAAAATCAATATTCCCCCTGTTGCTGTTCTCGGGCTCGGACGCTTCGGTTCTTCGCTCGCGAAAGAGCTGACCGCTCACGGCGTGGAAGTCTTGGGTGTCGATGCCGATGCCCGCCTCGTTGAGCAGTGCAAGAGTGAGCTCACAGATGCTGCCGTGGCGGATACCACCGATATGGATGCGCTGCAGCAGCTTGGGATCGGTGACTTTGACCGCGTGGTTCTGGGCATCGGTTCCTCCCTAGAATCGTCGATCCTCACGGCCTCGGCCCTGTTGGAGCTCGGAGTGCCCGATGTGTGGGCTAAGGCCGATTCCAAGGCGCACGCGCGCATCTTGACTCAGATCGGTGTGCACCACGTGGTGCGACCGGAACGCGATACGGGGCGCCGCGTGGCTCACCTTTTGGGCGGGCGTTTCCAGGACTTCGCGGAGTTCGATGAGGATTTCGGCATGATCAAAATGCACCCACCTGCTTTCTTGCAGGGCGGCCCTGTAGACAACGAAGCGTTGTCGGCCCGGGCGGGCGTGTGGGTTGTGCAAGCCCGTGTTAACGGTGATTGGCAACCCATTACTTCCGATACCCGCTTGAGCTCCGAAGACCTTATCATCGTTGCCGGCGAGCTCTCGGCGCTCGAGAAATTCGGATAA
- the mgtE gene encoding magnesium transporter: MTATRVDPRKDLPEDRELPRLLASRDERELVSAQRWLAEQTSVDIAAELGRLKPELQAVAFRLLDKERALSVFEYLDPPHQADLLEALRDEHVGELFGSIAADDRAALLDEMPAKVASRLLRDLPQEDRRATSVLLGYPARSAGRAMLPVTVVLSSDSNREEALEKLQLRGEAFATVPVTDNSRRLIGMVNLADLVTAPAGTPVSDVLQSEKHRVYAHDDQEFAARLVQEADLLALPVVDEEDRLLGLLTVDDAMEILEDEETEDAYRSGGQEPLNEPYLTATVFTLARKRGLWLIVLIFAAFLTINVMEVFESTLEKVVVLSVFVPMIIGTGGNAGSQAASSVVRALAIDEVRPSDVFRVIWREVRVGFLLGVFLGAVIFPIVALLYYPQVAATISLAIVCICSWACIVGGMLPLVAKKLGVDPAVFSTPVVSTLVDATGLIIYFTIAGAIMAEQIAAAG, from the coding sequence ATGACCGCTACCCGGGTAGATCCCAGGAAGGACCTGCCGGAAGACCGCGAATTGCCGCGCTTGCTGGCCTCCCGTGATGAGCGCGAGCTAGTATCGGCCCAGCGGTGGCTTGCCGAACAAACCAGTGTTGATATCGCCGCTGAATTGGGGCGATTAAAGCCTGAGTTACAGGCGGTTGCGTTTCGGCTGTTGGATAAGGAACGCGCGCTCAGTGTGTTCGAGTACTTGGACCCACCGCACCAGGCGGATTTGCTGGAGGCACTCCGCGATGAGCATGTAGGCGAATTGTTTGGATCCATCGCTGCTGACGACCGCGCGGCGCTCTTGGATGAGATGCCAGCCAAAGTCGCCTCGCGCCTGCTTCGTGACCTACCGCAGGAAGATCGCCGGGCCACCTCGGTACTGCTGGGATATCCTGCCCGGTCCGCTGGGCGCGCAATGCTACCTGTCACGGTGGTTTTATCCTCGGATTCAAATAGGGAAGAAGCGCTCGAGAAACTCCAGCTGCGTGGGGAGGCCTTTGCCACCGTCCCCGTCACCGACAATTCCCGCCGGTTAATCGGGATGGTGAACTTGGCGGACCTCGTGACCGCGCCCGCTGGCACTCCAGTGAGTGACGTGCTGCAGTCCGAGAAGCACCGCGTGTATGCCCATGACGACCAGGAATTCGCGGCCAGATTGGTGCAAGAAGCTGACTTGTTGGCACTTCCGGTTGTCGATGAGGAAGACCGGCTGCTGGGGCTTCTTACGGTGGACGACGCCATGGAGATCCTTGAGGACGAAGAAACCGAGGATGCCTATCGTTCCGGTGGCCAAGAGCCACTCAACGAGCCATACCTGACTGCAACGGTGTTCACGTTGGCCCGCAAGCGCGGGCTGTGGTTGATTGTGCTCATTTTCGCGGCGTTTTTGACCATCAACGTCATGGAAGTGTTTGAATCCACTCTGGAAAAAGTGGTGGTGCTCAGTGTGTTCGTTCCCATGATTATCGGTACTGGTGGCAATGCGGGTTCGCAGGCGGCCAGTTCGGTGGTTCGTGCCCTAGCTATTGATGAAGTACGCCCCAGTGATGTTTTCCGCGTGATCTGGCGCGAGGTGCGCGTAGGATTCCTACTGGGTGTTTTCCTTGGAGCGGTGATTTTCCCCATCGTGGCCCTGCTGTATTATCCGCAAGTCGCAGCCACAATTTCCTTGGCGATCGTGTGCATTTGCTCGTGGGCATGCATCGTCGGAGGCATGTTGCCGTTGGTGGCTAAAAAGCTCGGTGTGGACCCTGCCGTGTTCTCCACCCCTGTGGTCTCCACCTTGGTCGATGCAACCGGTTTGATTATCTACTTCACCATTGCGGGGGCGATTATGGCGGAGCAGATCGCGGCGGCAGGGTAG
- a CDS encoding YceI family protein encodes MRKGIITLGVIGIIVFALMAVGPIAYNLLSNRGLQTADISEGGPAATVGTDGSWQVTKGAGANRTQAGYTFNEILPGQRKTTSGRADNAQDDNVTGQMRVTDGKLEEAVVTVKVAAISSDVEKRDINVRRRILETDAFPEASFTLTKPVDISHVPDDGKPAEVQVTGDLKLHGVSKQVPVTLKVLRTGENIVVSGNVPVHRSDFGLESPEFVAAKIAEEGTIDLLLVFEQRK; translated from the coding sequence ATGCGTAAGGGAATAATCACACTGGGTGTCATCGGAATCATCGTGTTCGCCCTGATGGCCGTGGGGCCCATCGCTTACAATCTGCTGTCCAACCGGGGGTTGCAGACCGCGGATATCTCGGAAGGCGGACCGGCGGCGACTGTCGGAACCGATGGCTCGTGGCAAGTGACGAAGGGGGCCGGCGCAAACCGCACACAGGCGGGATACACCTTCAACGAAATCCTGCCGGGACAGCGCAAAACCACGTCCGGACGTGCAGATAATGCTCAGGACGACAACGTGACTGGGCAAATGCGCGTGACCGACGGGAAACTGGAGGAGGCCGTAGTAACCGTCAAGGTCGCAGCGATTTCCAGTGATGTGGAAAAACGCGATATCAACGTTCGCCGGCGCATCCTGGAAACCGATGCGTTCCCGGAGGCCAGTTTCACTCTAACCAAACCGGTCGATATTTCGCACGTACCCGACGATGGTAAGCCCGCCGAGGTGCAGGTGACGGGCGATCTGAAGTTGCACGGTGTGTCCAAACAGGTTCCAGTTACACTCAAGGTGTTGCGCACGGGGGAAAACATCGTTGTCTCAGGCAATGTCCCCGTGCACCGCAGTGACTTCGGATTGGAATCGCCCGAATTTGTGGCCGCAAAGATCGCGGAAGAAGGCACCATCGACCTGCTGCTCGTCTTCGAACAGCGCAAGTAA
- a CDS encoding RNA polymerase-binding protein RbpA: MADRVLRGSRMGAVSYETDRDHDLAPRRIARYQTDNGEVYEVPFADDAEIPQEWQCKNGMLGTLMEGEGQESKPVKPPRTHWDMLCERRSMEELDVLLEERIELLRKRRRQAVKLMKEQEAQR, from the coding sequence ATGGCAGATCGGGTCCTGCGGGGCAGTCGTATGGGAGCGGTGTCGTATGAAACAGATCGTGATCACGATCTCGCACCGCGTCGTATCGCCCGTTACCAGACCGATAATGGCGAGGTTTACGAGGTTCCCTTCGCCGATGACGCTGAAATCCCTCAGGAATGGCAGTGCAAGAACGGCATGCTTGGCACGCTCATGGAGGGCGAAGGCCAGGAATCGAAGCCGGTCAAGCCACCACGCACCCACTGGGACATGCTGTGCGAGCGTCGCAGTATGGAAGAGTTGGACGTGCTGTTGGAAGAACGCATTGAGTTGCTGCGAAAGCGTCGGCGTCAAGCAGTCAAGCTGATGAAGGAACAAGAAGCGCAACGTTAA
- a CDS encoding polyprenol monophosphomannose synthase: MAKLSDKTLVIIPTFNERENLPLIVDRLFKAEPERVDVLVVDDASPDGTGDIADEMAAKDSRIHVLHRQGKGGLGGAYIAGFRWGLDNGYEVLCEMDADGSHAPELLHLLLDRIDAGAELVLGSRYVKGGKTVNWPASRQILSRAGNIYASLALGAGLSDITGGYRAYRREVLEAIDLDAVDSAGYVFQVDLAWRAIEAGFDVREVPITFTEREIGDSKMSGNIVGEALVQVTKWGLAHRADQIKNFSSEFWRIGSGTVRNMFN; the protein is encoded by the coding sequence ATGGCCAAGCTCAGCGATAAAACGCTGGTCATCATTCCGACGTTCAACGAGCGCGAGAACCTGCCGTTGATCGTCGATCGCCTATTCAAGGCGGAGCCGGAGCGCGTGGACGTACTCGTGGTTGACGATGCCAGCCCAGACGGCACCGGCGACATTGCCGATGAGATGGCAGCCAAGGATTCCCGCATTCATGTCCTACACCGCCAGGGCAAGGGCGGGTTGGGCGGTGCTTACATCGCCGGTTTCCGCTGGGGCCTCGACAACGGTTACGAAGTGCTGTGCGAGATGGACGCCGACGGTTCTCACGCACCTGAGCTGCTTCACCTGCTGCTGGATCGCATTGATGCCGGCGCGGAGCTGGTCCTGGGTTCCCGTTACGTTAAGGGTGGCAAAACCGTGAACTGGCCAGCTAGTCGCCAGATCCTATCTCGTGCAGGCAACATCTACGCTTCGCTCGCTCTGGGGGCCGGGCTGTCCGATATCACCGGTGGTTACCGTGCCTACCGTCGCGAGGTACTGGAGGCCATTGACCTAGACGCCGTCGATTCAGCCGGCTACGTTTTCCAGGTCGACCTGGCATGGCGCGCGATCGAGGCGGGCTTCGACGTACGCGAAGTTCCCATTACATTCACGGAGCGCGAAATCGGCGATTCCAAGATGAGTGGCAACATTGTGGGTGAGGCCTTGGTGCAAGTAACCAAATGGGGGCTTGCACACCGCGCGGATCAGATCAAGAACTTCTCTTCCGAGTTCTGGCGCATCGGTTCCGGTACCGTTCGCAACATGTTCAACTAA
- the lnt gene encoding apolipoprotein N-acyltransferase, translating into MSTRAISRPIKPARLGKSVRSWTTDLLRFLGAAFSGVMLFASFQPTGLWWAAPLGMALFFFSVSQQRSIVLAWVQGLVLYALLLPWVGEFVGATAWIALALVQSLYSLLFGVGLKGLLATRQRVLAVFPFRFALIAAWFIATEFLRSNWPFGGFPWGRLAWGQVDGPFASLISLGGPALVSFTVVFTGGLLSVLIGWALARLATRWRTLRVVTAAAPVTSARPAWSAVLVAVIILVGGGMQLAHPSSGSSVSSIDDATLVNVAAIQGNVPRLGLDFNAQRRAVLDNHAKATDELVHSVSTGQAAQPDVVFWPENASDINPFLNADARAVITNSQSAVKAPMLVGTVSPEHNTMVVFDEHGAGESHVKKYLQPFGEYMPLRDLLRKVSPLVDQAGNLQPGNDNGVVHMTSQAGKKAGTTIPVGVATCYEVSFDGAFRSAVRGGAQLLTSPTNNATFGFTEMTYQQLAMSRMRAMEYDRAVVVAATSGVSAIVEPNGNVVQRSNIFTRDVLQADVPLRDTLTPSARVGPWVEWVIASIGTLAALALIVVARSHGRRSHINDPGHRENSNRKTINH; encoded by the coding sequence ATGTCCACTCGCGCAATCTCCCGCCCCATTAAGCCTGCCCGCCTCGGCAAATCCGTCCGCTCGTGGACCACTGACCTACTTCGCTTTCTTGGGGCCGCTTTCAGTGGGGTCATGCTCTTCGCCTCGTTCCAACCCACCGGCTTGTGGTGGGCGGCCCCACTGGGAATGGCGCTGTTCTTCTTCTCAGTCAGTCAACAGCGCAGCATCGTGCTGGCGTGGGTCCAGGGTCTTGTTCTCTATGCCCTCTTGCTGCCCTGGGTGGGGGAATTCGTTGGCGCGACCGCGTGGATTGCGCTCGCGCTGGTGCAGTCGCTGTATTCCTTATTGTTCGGTGTGGGCCTCAAGGGCCTGCTCGCCACCCGCCAACGCGTACTTGCCGTTTTCCCTTTCCGCTTTGCCCTCATTGCTGCGTGGTTCATCGCGACAGAATTCCTACGGTCGAACTGGCCCTTCGGTGGTTTCCCTTGGGGTCGCCTAGCGTGGGGTCAGGTTGACGGTCCGTTCGCCTCCTTGATCTCGCTAGGTGGCCCAGCCCTAGTTTCCTTCACCGTCGTTTTCACCGGCGGGTTGCTATCGGTCCTCATCGGGTGGGCACTGGCGCGCCTGGCCACACGCTGGCGCACGCTCCGGGTGGTTACTGCCGCCGCGCCCGTGACGTCCGCCCGTCCGGCATGGTCGGCTGTACTCGTCGCGGTGATCATTCTGGTCGGCGGTGGCATGCAGCTAGCTCACCCTTCGTCGGGCTCATCAGTTTCTTCTATCGACGACGCCACGCTGGTCAACGTCGCCGCCATCCAGGGGAACGTGCCTCGCCTGGGGTTGGACTTCAACGCGCAGCGCCGGGCGGTGTTGGATAACCATGCGAAGGCAACGGATGAGTTGGTCCACAGCGTTTCGACGGGCCAAGCTGCCCAACCCGACGTGGTGTTCTGGCCCGAGAACGCTTCAGACATCAATCCTTTCCTCAACGCCGATGCCCGCGCCGTCATCACGAACTCCCAATCCGCAGTGAAAGCCCCGATGCTGGTTGGAACTGTCAGCCCCGAGCACAACACCATGGTGGTGTTCGACGAGCACGGCGCAGGGGAAAGCCACGTCAAGAAGTACCTACAGCCATTCGGGGAATATATGCCGTTGCGCGACCTGCTGCGCAAGGTCAGCCCCCTAGTCGACCAAGCTGGAAATCTTCAACCGGGGAATGACAATGGCGTCGTCCACATGACAAGCCAAGCAGGTAAAAAAGCGGGAACAACTATCCCTGTCGGAGTGGCAACCTGTTACGAGGTGAGCTTCGACGGTGCTTTCCGTTCTGCGGTGCGCGGGGGAGCGCAGTTACTGACCAGCCCCACGAACAACGCCACATTCGGTTTTACCGAAATGACGTACCAACAGCTGGCGATGAGCCGAATGCGCGCCATGGAGTACGACCGCGCGGTGGTAGTGGCTGCGACCTCCGGAGTTTCGGCTATTGTGGAGCCGAACGGAAATGTGGTGCAACGCAGCAACATATTCACCCGTGACGTTTTGCAGGCCGATGTTCCCTTACGGGATACACTAACTCCGTCCGCACGGGTAGGTCCTTGGGTCGAGTGGGTCATTGCCAGCATTGGCACGCTCGCTGCTCTAGCATTAATTGTTGTTGCGCGATCTCATGGTCGGCGGTCTCACATCAACGACCCCGGACACCGCGAAAATAGCAACCGCAAAACCATAAACCACTAA